A region of Allocoleopsis franciscana PCC 7113 DNA encodes the following proteins:
- a CDS encoding GNAT family N-acetyltransferase — protein sequence MIVIETPRLILRHLTWNDLDNLAALYADPQVMRFLGSTRTDEDTKQQLDGILDSYKKHGFGLWATIHKADNQFIGRCGLIALEIDDQPEIEIGYALHQRYWGQGLATEAARAIRDYGCLELGYNRLISLVDHDNIASQKVAMKNGLTYEKNITKWDKNLRVYVIYKTDLLTHDSKKAKDEL from the coding sequence ATGATTGTGATTGAAACTCCTCGGCTAATCCTTCGGCACTTAACCTGGAACGACTTAGATAATTTAGCTGCGCTTTATGCCGATCCACAGGTGATGAGATTCTTAGGCAGTACGCGAACCGATGAAGACACCAAACAACAGTTGGATGGGATATTGGATAGCTACAAAAAACATGGCTTTGGTCTGTGGGCAACCATTCACAAAGCGGATAATCAGTTTATAGGCCGATGTGGGTTAATTGCTCTAGAAATTGATGATCAGCCAGAAATTGAGATTGGCTACGCCCTCCATCAGAGATATTGGGGGCAAGGTTTAGCAACAGAAGCGGCACGCGCCATACGGGATTATGGTTGCTTGGAACTTGGCTATAATCGCCTTATTTCCCTGGTTGATCACGACAACATTGCCTCTCAAAAGGTTGCGATGAAAAACGGCCTGACTTACGAAAAAAATATAACGAAGTGGGACAAGAATCTCCGCGTCTATGTTATCTACAAAA
- the era gene encoding GTPase Era produces the protein MEDDNTTNPLLDTNLEDILHGSIIPQAPEGFKSGFIGIIGRPNVGKSTLMNELVGQKIAITSPVAQTTRNRLRGILTTPEAQMIFVDTPGIHKPHHQLGKVLVQNAQIAIDSVDVVLFVVDGTVEAGGGDRFIVELLTHTQTPVILGINKSDLQPSQPSIQGKSIDESYNQLAAPHNWNVTKFSALTGNGIEALQQRLIDHLELGPYYYPPDLVTDQPERFIMGELIREQILLLTREEVPHSVAVTIDIVEEDPKITRILATIHVERDSQKGIVIGKGGSMLKQIGSAAREQMQKLIAGKVYLELFVKVVPKWRQSRLQLAEFGYQIEE, from the coding sequence ATGGAAGACGATAACACAACAAACCCATTGTTAGACACTAACTTAGAGGACATCCTACACGGGTCGATTATTCCCCAAGCCCCAGAAGGATTTAAATCCGGTTTTATCGGCATCATTGGACGCCCTAATGTGGGCAAATCAACTTTGATGAATGAATTGGTGGGGCAAAAAATCGCTATCACTTCGCCTGTCGCCCAAACAACGCGCAACCGTCTGCGGGGTATCCTGACGACGCCAGAAGCGCAGATGATTTTTGTGGATACTCCAGGAATTCACAAGCCACATCACCAACTGGGTAAAGTATTAGTCCAAAATGCCCAAATTGCGATTGACTCCGTGGATGTGGTGCTGTTTGTGGTGGATGGAACGGTAGAAGCGGGAGGCGGCGATCGCTTTATCGTCGAACTCCTCACCCATACCCAAACCCCTGTGATTCTGGGCATCAACAAATCTGATTTACAGCCTTCCCAGCCATCAATTCAGGGGAAATCAATCGATGAAAGTTACAATCAACTCGCGGCACCTCATAACTGGAACGTTACGAAATTCTCGGCTCTTACGGGTAACGGGATTGAAGCTTTACAACAACGTTTAATCGATCATCTCGAATTGGGGCCTTATTATTATCCCCCTGATTTAGTGACCGATCAACCGGAACGATTCATTATGGGGGAATTAATTCGAGAGCAAATTTTACTGCTTACTCGTGAAGAAGTACCCCACTCCGTAGCTGTTACGATTGATATCGTCGAGGAAGACCCAAAAATTACCCGTATTCTTGCGACGATTCATGTTGAACGTGATTCCCAAAAAGGAATTGTCATCGGCAAAGGTGGCAGTATGCTCAAACAAATTGGCAGCGCGGCTCGTGAACAAATGCAAAAATTAATTGCGGGTAAAGTTTATCTAGAATTATTTGTCAAAGTCGTACCTAAATGGCGACAATCTCGCCTTCAACTGGCAGAATTTGGTTATCAGATAGAAGAATAA
- a CDS encoding anti-sigma factor family protein, with amino-acid sequence MTSNFEAGKQSKQEAVTQMDSLQRDRFELLSAYIDGEVTAQERKQVQELLSTDSTMQHLYTRLLKLRQGMHQLPVPTPAVTAQQTAEQVFSRIDRRRNRRTVLWGGAAIAALFVSAVSGILPGGRSLVPQLAQNPDATAETLEIALNQPVIEIPKAAVVDPEKGVQPLRLPDLN; translated from the coding sequence ATGACCTCCAATTTTGAAGCTGGTAAACAGTCTAAACAGGAAGCTGTCACACAAATGGATAGCTTGCAGCGCGATCGCTTTGAATTGCTCAGCGCTTACATTGATGGTGAGGTAACCGCACAAGAGCGTAAACAAGTGCAAGAGTTGCTGTCTACGGACTCAACGATGCAGCACTTGTACACTCGACTCCTAAAGCTGCGTCAGGGAATGCATCAGCTTCCCGTACCAACCCCTGCCGTAACAGCGCAACAGACAGCCGAGCAAGTATTCTCACGCATTGATAGACGCCGGAACCGAAGAACAGTACTCTGGGGTGGAGCTGCGATCGCTGCTCTGTTTGTCAGTGCTGTATCAGGAATTTTACCCGGTGGTCGCTCATTAGTGCCCCAATTGGCTCAAAATCCCGATGCTACGGCTGAAACCCTAGAGATTGCACTCAATCAACCCGTGATCGAGATTCCTAAAGCGGCGGTCGTCGATCCAGAGAAGGGAGTGCAGCCATTGAGACTACCCGACCTTAACTAA
- a CDS encoding sigma-70 family RNA polymerase sigma factor, translating to MSQSISLSWSTGEVTLPQLGEVTPPQVSVQPDKLSNYDLILRCQDGLSPDRTAFAELLRRYQSHVDKILYHLAPDWQDRADLAQEVWIRVYRNIKRLNEPVKFRGWLSRIATNLFYDELRKRKRVANPLSLDAPRRLDDGEMDWEIASETPNPEEDMTTREFYEQLREAISDLPEVFRTTIVLREIEGMAYEEIAEITGVSLGTVKSRIARARSRLQSQLQTYLEA from the coding sequence TTCCTCAATTAGGTGAAGTCACACCTCCTCAAGTATCGGTGCAACCTGACAAACTCTCTAACTATGACTTAATTTTGCGCTGTCAGGACGGACTAAGCCCTGATCGGACTGCCTTTGCTGAGCTTTTACGACGGTACCAATCTCATGTTGATAAGATTTTGTACCATCTGGCTCCAGACTGGCAGGACAGAGCTGACTTGGCGCAAGAAGTCTGGATTCGAGTTTACCGGAACATCAAGCGGTTAAATGAGCCTGTGAAGTTCCGGGGATGGTTGAGTCGAATTGCCACCAATCTCTTCTACGATGAACTGCGTAAACGCAAACGAGTGGCGAATCCTCTGTCGTTAGATGCTCCACGTCGCCTAGATGACGGTGAAATGGATTGGGAAATTGCCTCGGAAACACCCAATCCAGAAGAAGACATGACGACACGGGAGTTTTATGAACAGCTCCGCGAGGCAATCTCAGACTTGCCAGAAGTGTTCCGCACCACCATCGTCCTAAGAGAAATTGAAGGCATGGCTTATGAAGAGATTGCCGAAATCACGGGTGTCTCTTTGGGGACTGTAAAGTCGAGAATTGCCAGAGCCAGATCGAGACTACAATCTCAGCTCCAAACCTATTTGGAAGCCTGA